In Myxococcus stipitatus, the following are encoded in one genomic region:
- a CDS encoding IS3 family transposase (programmed frameshift), producing MPRRERRKYTPEFKARAVKMVLEEGKSRAQVAKDLDLTRSVLETWVRQSRTDAGQGPSGALTTGEKEELAQLRREVRQLRMEREIPKKRGGLLRQGEHVRFTAIQEEKANYPVAMLCRVLEVSRAGYYAWEGREVSARQKANAALVERIRQVHQGSRRTYGSPRVQAELKAQGQPVGRHRVARLMREAGLRARRRRRFVHTTDSKHGLPVAPNVLARDFNPPRPDRKWATDITYVPTREGWLYLAVVLDLFSRRVIGWAMDRCIDRHLVLSALDMALKSRCPPAGLLHHSDRGSQYASEDYQRVLAARGIRCSMSRKGNCWDNAVVESFFSTLKTELVHEADFSTREAAKGGLFEFIEVFYNRKRRHSSLGYVSPAEFEKTASQVPLAA from the exons ATGCCGAGACGCGAGCGCAGGAAGTACACGCCAGAGTTCAAAGCCCGGGCTGTGAAGATGGTGCTGGAAGAGGGCAAGTCCCGGGCGCAGGTGGCCAAGGACCTGGACCTGACTCGCAGCGTGCTGGAGACCTGGGTGAGGCAGTCCCGAACGGACGCGGGCCAGGGGCCGTCCGGGGCGCTGACGACGGGTGAGAAGGAGGAACTCGCCCAGTTGCGCCGCGAGGTGCGCCAGCTGCGGATGGAGCGGGAGATAC CTAAAAAACGCGGCGGCCTTCTTCGCCAAGGAGAGCACGTGAGGTTCACGGCCATCCAGGAGGAGAAGGCGAACTACCCGGTGGCGATGCTGTGCCGTGTGCTGGAGGTGTCCCGGGCGGGCTACTACGCCTGGGAGGGACGTGAAGTGTCGGCACGCCAGAAGGCCAATGCGGCGCTGGTGGAGCGAATCCGGCAGGTGCATCAGGGCAGCCGCCGCACCTATGGCAGCCCACGCGTCCAGGCCGAGCTGAAGGCCCAGGGGCAGCCCGTGGGCCGGCACCGCGTGGCCCGGCTCATGCGCGAGGCAGGGCTACGCGCTCGTCGACGCAGACGGTTCGTGCACACCACGGACTCCAAGCACGGCCTCCCGGTGGCGCCCAACGTGCTGGCTCGCGACTTCAATCCACCAAGGCCCGACCGGAAGTGGGCGACGGACATCACGTACGTGCCCACGCGCGAGGGCTGGCTCTACCTGGCAGTGGTGCTGGACCTCTTCAGTCGGCGCGTCATCGGGTGGGCCATGGACCGCTGCATCGACCGGCACCTGGTGCTTTCGGCTCTCGACATGGCGCTCAAAAGTCGCTGTCCCCCAGCGGGACTGCTGCACCATTCGGATAGGGGCAGCCAATACGCCAGTGAGGACTACCAGCGAGTGCTGGCCGCCCGCGGCATCCGGTGCAGCATGAGCCGCAAGGGCAACTGCTGGGACAACGCCGTGGTGGAGAGCTTCTTCTCCACGCTGAAGACAGAGCTGGTGCACGAAGCGGACTTCTCGACGCGCGAGGCGGCGAAGGGTGGCTTGTTCGAGTTCATCGAGGTGTTCTACAACCGCAAGCGGCGGCACTCCTCACTCGGCTACGTCAGTCCCGCCGAGTTCGAGAAGACCGCCTCGCAGGTGCCGCTGGCTGCTTAA
- a CDS encoding imm11 family protein translates to MERNFYWVNIADVPQWYLSTPVPASGGTFEEPWMFGEGTSLPDPGPTKVRVRGPGQKRSFVFAGVERTPIVNEAVANVFRALAPDDVQLFPVSVESASEPYFIVNARKLIDCIDEARCREIQHYADADPFPEYAGQFRWIQGLRIDPAKTEGAHVLRPMKFKTAFIVSEAVKIALEGAGNLGVSFERVTEPHELH, encoded by the coding sequence GTGGAACGGAACTTCTATTGGGTGAACATCGCGGATGTGCCTCAGTGGTACCTCTCGACACCTGTGCCCGCCTCTGGCGGAACGTTCGAGGAGCCGTGGATGTTCGGAGAGGGGACCTCCCTTCCGGACCCTGGGCCCACCAAGGTTCGGGTGCGAGGCCCAGGCCAGAAACGCTCCTTTGTGTTTGCGGGCGTCGAGCGCACGCCCATCGTCAACGAAGCCGTCGCGAACGTTTTCAGGGCACTCGCTCCCGACGACGTTCAACTGTTTCCGGTGTCGGTCGAGTCGGCGTCCGAGCCGTACTTCATTGTCAATGCACGCAAGCTCATTGATTGCATTGATGAAGCCAGATGCCGGGAGATTCAGCACTACGCTGATGCCGACCCCTTCCCTGAATACGCAGGGCAGTTCCGGTGGATTCAGGGCCTGCGCATCGACCCCGCGAAGACCGAGGGCGCGCATGTCTTGAGGCCCATGAAGTTCAAGACCGCGTTCATTGTCTCGGAGGCGGTCAAGATTGCGCTCGAAGGGGCAGGAAATCTTGGGGTGTCGTTCGAGCGTGTGACCGAACCTCACGAACTCCACTGA
- a CDS encoding N-acetylmuramoyl-L-alanine amidase, which translates to MVAPLQRSSQNTLVRPLSSEEPRPQPKPTPGFTPRPDTFEPSQAQATPSPRPGPSPTAPRPPAPLTPVSMDPTNPTPAMVVRPSENFNDRPNGVQSIDSIVLHHTADPSDSSSLETLTGKPESFMGWLKDKYKKLTGSGDVSSHYVIGKDGTIYQLVADEKRAWHAGEGSLPGKPGDVNDRSIGIEIVNEGDGKDGYTEAQYKALEQLVPYLSKRYNIPSENLVGHKEVSERKHDPSPNFDFDRIRRANDSWR; encoded by the coding sequence ATGGTCGCCCCCCTTCAGCGGTCCAGTCAGAACACGCTCGTGCGCCCGCTCTCGTCCGAGGAGCCGCGCCCGCAGCCCAAGCCCACTCCCGGCTTCACGCCCCGGCCGGACACCTTCGAGCCCTCGCAGGCTCAGGCCACGCCGTCGCCCCGCCCAGGCCCGTCACCCACGGCGCCTCGGCCTCCCGCGCCGCTGACGCCCGTGTCGATGGACCCGACCAACCCCACGCCGGCCATGGTCGTCCGCCCCTCGGAGAACTTCAATGACAGGCCCAACGGCGTCCAGAGCATCGACTCCATCGTCCTGCACCACACCGCGGACCCCTCGGATTCGAGCAGCCTGGAGACACTGACCGGCAAGCCCGAGTCCTTCATGGGCTGGCTCAAGGACAAGTACAAGAAGCTCACCGGGAGCGGCGACGTCAGCTCGCACTACGTCATCGGCAAGGACGGCACCATCTACCAGCTCGTCGCCGACGAGAAGCGCGCGTGGCACGCAGGTGAAGGCTCACTGCCCGGCAAGCCCGGGGATGTGAACGACCGCTCGATTGGCATTGAAATCGTCAACGAGGGCGACGGGAAGGACGGCTACACCGAGGCTCAATACAAGGCGCTCGAGCAGCTCGTCCCCTATCTGTCCAAGCGCTACAACATCCCCAGCGAGAACCTGGTCGGCCACAAGGAGGTCTCCGAAAGGAAGCACGACCCCTCGCCCAACTTCGACTTCGACCGCATCCGCCGCGCCAATGACTCCTGGCGCTGA
- a CDS encoding NAD(P)-binding oxidoreductase translates to MTQPSRLLFVAGATGATGRNVVKQALARDVPLIAHVRPKSAETEPAKSWPRKAVVELASGEPLAEAMKGSTTVLQLIGTMRKRFAAGDTYESSDIGTTRQLVEAAKRVGVDHIVLLSSMGAGRPVGEYLKAKAEAERLVRESGIAWTVVRPPAFEGEYHQPPALLGMLAKLPLLGGLRPIHIDQLAAVLLRVAEKRAPLNTVLEGDSLWSEVAATGL, encoded by the coding sequence ATGACGCAGCCATCCCGCCTTCTCTTCGTCGCCGGAGCCACGGGGGCGACAGGGCGCAACGTGGTGAAACAGGCCCTGGCGCGAGACGTGCCGTTGATTGCGCATGTGCGGCCCAAGAGCGCGGAGACGGAGCCCGCGAAGAGCTGGCCACGCAAGGCGGTGGTGGAGCTGGCCAGTGGCGAGCCGCTCGCGGAGGCGATGAAAGGGAGCACGACGGTGCTTCAACTCATCGGGACGATGCGCAAGCGCTTCGCGGCGGGAGACACGTACGAGTCGAGTGATATCGGCACGACGCGGCAGCTCGTGGAGGCGGCGAAGCGCGTGGGTGTGGACCACATCGTGCTGCTGAGCTCGATGGGCGCGGGGCGGCCGGTGGGTGAGTACCTGAAGGCGAAGGCGGAGGCGGAGCGGCTGGTGCGCGAGAGCGGAATCGCCTGGACGGTGGTGCGTCCGCCCGCGTTCGAGGGGGAGTATCACCAGCCGCCCGCGCTGCTGGGGATGCTGGCGAAGCTGCCGCTGCTGGGAGGGCTGCGCCCCATCCACATCGACCAGCTCGCCGCGGTGCTGCTGCGCGTGGCCGAGAAGCGGGCCCCGCTGAACACGGTGCTCGAGGGAGACAGTCTGTGGAGCGAGGTGGCGGCGACGGGGTTGTGA
- a CDS encoding DUF2378 family protein, which translates to MTRDLDTHEPLVFPQSFEGLLRALGDQLDERCVGRLKQVGVDVKGKLAPAYPLEVWLGALKVAADTLAPQLPLEEGAAVVGRRFVEGFGATLIGGALLTSVRLLGPERMLARMTRNLRTGTNYLEATLEAQGPGRYVLTCRPVVVAGFYVGLFLAGLEASGARHPSVQVVRRAGEEAVYDIAWT; encoded by the coding sequence ATGACGCGCGACTTGGACACCCACGAGCCTCTCGTCTTCCCCCAGAGTTTCGAAGGACTCCTCCGCGCGCTGGGAGACCAGCTCGATGAGCGCTGCGTGGGCCGGCTCAAGCAGGTTGGCGTCGACGTGAAGGGGAAGCTCGCTCCCGCCTACCCCTTGGAGGTGTGGCTGGGCGCGCTCAAGGTGGCCGCCGATACCCTGGCCCCCCAGCTCCCCCTCGAAGAGGGCGCCGCCGTCGTGGGCCGCCGCTTCGTCGAGGGCTTCGGCGCCACCCTCATCGGCGGCGCGCTGCTCACCTCCGTGCGACTGTTGGGTCCTGAACGGATGTTGGCTCGCATGACGCGCAACCTACGCACCGGCACCAACTACCTGGAGGCCACGCTGGAGGCCCAGGGGCCCGGGCGTTATGTGCTCACCTGCCGGCCCGTGGTGGTGGCGGGGTTCTATGTAGGACTCTTCCTCGCGGGGCTGGAGGCCAGCGGCGCTCGTCACCCCTCCGTGCAGGTCGTTCGTCGGGCGGGCGAGGAAGCCGTGTACGACATCGCCTGGACCTGA
- a CDS encoding exopolysaccharide biosynthesis protein: MSTPSPSVSSTPLPESQSQLSTTLRDLAARLPESLTVRELMQACGEQGLLLFCCILTFPFLLPVSIPGVSTVFGALIVLIGVGVMLNRGPWLPRKMMEKTLSRTSLLPALEKGASVFAKVDRLSKPRLLALTHGTSTNRFNGFMLFVAGVLLMAPFGLVPFSNTLPALAALFFAIGILQRDGYAILMGHGMTVGTMAYFGVLIFGAIQGGKGLVGLIGR, encoded by the coding sequence ATGTCCACACCGTCGCCCTCCGTGTCCTCCACGCCGCTGCCCGAGTCCCAGTCCCAGCTGTCCACCACGCTGCGCGACCTGGCCGCCCGGCTGCCCGAGTCCCTCACCGTGCGCGAGCTGATGCAGGCGTGTGGCGAGCAGGGCCTGCTCCTCTTCTGCTGCATCCTCACCTTTCCGTTCCTCCTGCCCGTGTCGATTCCGGGCGTCTCCACGGTGTTCGGCGCGCTCATCGTCCTCATCGGCGTGGGGGTGATGCTCAACCGGGGGCCCTGGCTGCCGCGGAAGATGATGGAGAAGACGCTGTCGCGCACCTCGCTGCTGCCCGCGCTGGAGAAGGGCGCCAGCGTGTTCGCCAAGGTGGACCGGCTGAGCAAGCCCCGGCTGCTCGCGCTCACCCACGGCACCAGCACCAACCGCTTCAACGGCTTCATGTTGTTCGTCGCGGGCGTGCTGTTGATGGCGCCGTTCGGTCTGGTGCCCTTCAGCAACACCCTGCCGGCGCTGGCCGCGCTGTTCTTCGCCATCGGCATCCTCCAGCGCGACGGCTACGCCATCCTCATGGGGCACGGGATGACGGTGGGGACCATGGCCTACTTCGGTGTGCTCATCTTCGGAGCCATCCAGGGCGGCAAGGGGCTGGTGGGTCTCATCGGCCGCTGA
- a CDS encoding protein kinase domain-containing protein, which translates to MRPIPLDATQPRYEDPSRRLVEGEVVGGRYRIVDFLGRGGAGTVWRAQDLLSGPVAIKRLHKTVEDLVRAPPGENTPSSAARHELALSLAHEFQTLASVRHPHVISVLDYGFDAEHRPYLAMDLLEDARHLVQAGANQPLDVQVDLLVQTLQALAYLHRRGIIHRDLKPANVLVARGQVKVLDFGLAVGREQVHRAQPGGTPGYLAPELFEDQPPSEVTDLFSVGAMACQMIFGRLPFDGKAPPSPPGFPAELHGVLERLVSKDSRRRPRGADEVIAALCSATRRAVPSESVTTRESFLQAARYVGRTRELSLLSSVLDAALLGRGGGLLVGGESGVGKSRLLDELRPLALVRGAVVLRGQAVAAGGSPYQEWRPVLRWLSILSPLDEREASVLKPLVPDLEALLGRAVPDPAELGAEMAQTRLLQVVEDIFARLTQPTVVLLEDLHWAHSESLLLLSRLAARATGLPLLLLGSFRDDEAPMLPAQLPGMDVLRLPRLDAGEIAVLSESMIGPAGARPHLVELLRRETEGNPFFLVEVARALAEEAGGLDRLGDMPLPERVFAGGVRRLVRRRLEKVSASSRDLLRVAAIVGRQVDVALLKHAAPGVDVERWLSYCASAAVLDVADGQWRFAHDKLREGVLEELAAAERPLLHRRVAEAMEVAYPPGAEPTAALCYHWGEAGDSTREAEYAQRAGEEALRVGACREALPFLMRALERVPARDKLHQGHLEALLAEARFQLGELAAFRGHAERALKHFGWPVPTTRVGWALGTVMQVGLRLAQSARPDAYDVETEERRRVRRVAGRLLMRLTDAFIYAQEALPVLWSGLRMLNLCEPAGASSELARGYTNMAVVAGTVPVRPVAEAWVGRARDVAERVGNPADLAYVLCRNAVYATYMARWVEVEAWLERAIGIVDSVGDMRLAEECRTLLTVVSCYQGKFQRGLPLMDWLESSARRRGALQTQHWALHYQAHIHLRLGDHEKARAALEQTVAWTEAQGGLTDRIILDGTLALLRLREGDLSGARVAAEKALTKLVAGKSVAHFVYFGATAVAEVLLTLWEREGGQDRSLVESARAACRAVEGFARVFPFAEPAARLWRGCEAWLSGDASRAYDSWRECVAVATAKSTAYEEGRARFELARHLPPGDVAKHAHLSRAVERFEEMDARDDLARAMVLQTSAA; encoded by the coding sequence ATGCGTCCAATCCCACTCGATGCGACACAGCCTCGGTATGAGGACCCCTCTCGCCGTCTCGTCGAAGGCGAGGTCGTGGGCGGCCGTTATCGCATTGTCGACTTCCTGGGGCGGGGTGGCGCTGGGACGGTGTGGCGCGCGCAGGACCTGCTGAGCGGGCCGGTCGCCATCAAGCGGCTGCACAAGACGGTGGAGGACCTGGTCCGGGCGCCTCCGGGTGAGAACACCCCGTCCTCCGCCGCGAGACACGAGCTGGCGCTGTCCCTGGCTCACGAGTTCCAGACACTGGCCTCGGTGAGACACCCGCATGTCATCAGCGTGCTCGACTACGGGTTCGACGCCGAGCACCGGCCCTACCTGGCCATGGACCTGCTGGAGGACGCGCGGCATCTGGTGCAGGCCGGCGCGAACCAGCCCCTGGACGTCCAGGTGGACCTGCTGGTGCAGACGCTCCAGGCGCTCGCGTACCTGCACCGCCGAGGCATCATCCACCGCGACCTCAAGCCCGCCAACGTGCTGGTGGCTCGCGGGCAGGTGAAGGTGCTGGACTTCGGGCTCGCCGTGGGACGCGAGCAGGTGCACCGCGCCCAGCCTGGGGGAACGCCGGGCTACCTCGCGCCGGAGCTCTTCGAGGACCAGCCGCCCTCGGAGGTCACCGACCTCTTCAGCGTGGGGGCCATGGCGTGCCAGATGATTTTCGGGCGGCTGCCCTTCGACGGGAAGGCGCCTCCGTCTCCACCGGGGTTCCCGGCCGAGCTGCACGGGGTGCTCGAGCGGCTGGTGTCGAAGGATTCACGGCGGAGGCCTCGCGGCGCGGATGAGGTGATTGCCGCGCTGTGCTCGGCCACCCGCCGCGCGGTGCCCTCCGAGTCCGTCACCACGCGCGAGAGCTTCCTGCAGGCGGCGCGCTACGTGGGGCGCACGCGGGAGTTGTCGCTCCTGTCGTCGGTGCTGGACGCGGCGCTGCTGGGACGTGGCGGCGGGTTGCTCGTGGGTGGAGAGAGCGGGGTGGGCAAGTCGCGCCTGCTCGACGAGCTGCGTCCGTTGGCGCTGGTGCGTGGCGCGGTGGTGCTGCGCGGACAAGCGGTGGCGGCCGGTGGCAGTCCGTATCAGGAGTGGCGGCCCGTGTTGCGGTGGCTGTCCATCCTCTCGCCGCTGGATGAGCGCGAGGCGAGTGTCCTCAAGCCGCTGGTGCCGGACCTGGAGGCGCTGCTGGGGCGCGCGGTTCCCGACCCCGCGGAGCTGGGCGCGGAGATGGCCCAGACGCGCTTGTTGCAGGTGGTGGAGGACATCTTCGCGCGGCTGACCCAGCCCACGGTGGTGTTGCTCGAGGACCTGCACTGGGCCCATTCGGAGTCGCTGCTGTTGTTGTCGCGGCTGGCGGCTCGCGCCACCGGGTTGCCGTTGTTGCTGCTGGGCAGCTTCCGGGATGACGAGGCGCCCATGTTGCCCGCGCAGCTGCCGGGGATGGATGTGCTGCGGTTGCCTCGGCTCGACGCGGGGGAGATCGCCGTCCTCAGCGAGTCGATGATTGGACCGGCGGGGGCTCGGCCGCACCTGGTGGAGTTGTTGCGGCGGGAGACGGAGGGCAATCCGTTCTTCCTCGTCGAGGTGGCTCGCGCGTTGGCGGAAGAGGCGGGTGGGTTGGACCGGCTGGGGGACATGCCGCTGCCGGAGCGGGTCTTCGCGGGGGGCGTGCGGCGGCTGGTGCGGCGGCGGTTGGAGAAGGTGTCCGCGAGCTCTCGCGACCTGTTGCGCGTGGCCGCCATCGTCGGCCGGCAGGTGGATGTGGCGCTGCTCAAGCACGCGGCGCCGGGCGTGGATGTGGAGCGCTGGTTGTCGTACTGCGCTTCGGCGGCGGTGTTGGATGTCGCGGATGGGCAGTGGCGCTTTGCCCACGACAAGTTGCGCGAGGGCGTGCTGGAGGAGCTGGCCGCGGCGGAGCGTCCGCTGTTGCACCGCCGGGTGGCGGAGGCGATGGAGGTCGCGTATCCGCCAGGGGCCGAGCCCACCGCGGCGCTCTGCTACCACTGGGGTGAAGCGGGCGATTCCACGCGCGAGGCGGAGTATGCGCAGCGGGCGGGTGAGGAGGCGTTGCGGGTCGGTGCATGCCGCGAGGCGCTGCCCTTCTTGATGCGCGCGCTCGAGCGGGTGCCCGCGCGCGACAAGTTGCATCAGGGGCACCTGGAGGCGTTGCTGGCGGAGGCTCGTTTCCAGTTGGGTGAGCTGGCGGCGTTCCGGGGACATGCGGAGCGGGCGCTCAAGCACTTTGGTTGGCCGGTGCCCACCACGCGCGTGGGTTGGGCGCTGGGCACGGTGATGCAGGTGGGGTTGCGGCTGGCGCAGAGTGCTCGGCCGGATGCGTATGACGTGGAGACGGAGGAGCGGCGGCGGGTGCGGCGGGTGGCGGGCCGGTTGTTGATGCGGCTCACCGATGCGTTCATCTACGCGCAGGAGGCGCTGCCGGTGCTCTGGTCGGGCCTTCGCATGCTCAACCTGTGTGAGCCGGCGGGTGCGTCCTCGGAGCTGGCGCGCGGGTACACCAACATGGCGGTGGTGGCGGGCACCGTGCCCGTGCGCCCGGTGGCGGAGGCGTGGGTGGGCCGGGCTCGGGATGTGGCCGAGCGCGTGGGCAACCCCGCGGACCTGGCCTATGTGCTGTGCCGCAACGCCGTGTACGCGACGTACATGGCGCGCTGGGTGGAGGTGGAGGCGTGGCTGGAGCGGGCCATCGGCATCGTCGACTCCGTGGGTGACATGCGGCTGGCGGAGGAGTGCCGGACGTTGCTCACGGTGGTGTCCTGCTACCAGGGGAAGTTCCAGCGGGGCCTGCCGCTGATGGATTGGTTGGAGAGTTCGGCGCGCAGGCGCGGGGCGCTCCAGACGCAGCACTGGGCGCTGCACTATCAGGCGCACATCCACTTGCGGCTGGGTGACCACGAGAAGGCGCGCGCGGCGCTGGAGCAGACGGTGGCGTGGACGGAGGCGCAGGGGGGCCTCACGGACCGCATCATCCTGGATGGGACGCTGGCGCTCCTGCGGCTGCGCGAGGGTGACCTCAGCGGGGCGCGGGTGGCGGCGGAGAAGGCGCTGACGAAGCTGGTGGCGGGCAAGTCGGTGGCGCACTTCGTCTACTTCGGCGCCACGGCGGTGGCGGAGGTGCTGCTCACGTTGTGGGAGCGCGAGGGCGGTCAGGACCGCTCGTTGGTGGAGAGTGCTCGGGCCGCGTGCCGCGCGGTGGAGGGCTTCGCGCGGGTGTTCCCGTTCGCGGAGCCCGCGGCGCGGCTGTGGCGTGGGTGCGAGGCGTGGCTGTCGGGTGATGCCTCGCGCGCCTACGACTCGTGGCGTGAGTGTGTCGCCGTGGCGACCGCGAAGAGCACGGCGTACGAGGAGGGGCGGGCGCGCTTCGAGCTGGCGCGGCATCTGCCTCCCGGGGACGTCGCGAAGCACGCGCATCTGTCGCGCGCCGTGGAGCGCTTCGAGGAGATGGACGCGCGCGACGACCTGGCGCGGGCGATGGTGCTCCAGACTTCGGCTGCCTGA
- a CDS encoding class I SAM-dependent methyltransferase, with protein MGDVALLACPACGGTLVFHGQEDEGCVAWGRLRCGGCAEAWPVKRGLARLFREDAVRGTDRLMRVIYDGLPALHDPLTSVLTPLLQFVSEAKMRAAYLRRMELDSLRPTPDGTPLRVLEVGVGAGANLPLIRRELVSGQEVEVWGVDLSEGMLSRCQARLRKGSYPGVRLMMADGHSLPFPSGMFDRVLSVGGIGAYRDPAAGLRELARVAKPNTPVVVVDEQLDEARRPSLLQRAAFRAITFYTRDAHCPRELLPTRAADVLEEQVSTFFYCLRFRMPDAQATSITG; from the coding sequence GTGGGGGATGTCGCGCTGCTGGCCTGCCCGGCCTGTGGTGGAACCTTGGTGTTCCATGGCCAGGAGGACGAGGGCTGCGTGGCCTGGGGCCGGCTTCGCTGTGGCGGCTGCGCGGAGGCCTGGCCCGTGAAACGCGGCCTCGCGCGTCTGTTCCGTGAAGACGCGGTGCGCGGCACCGACCGCCTGATGCGTGTCATCTACGACGGCCTGCCCGCGCTCCATGACCCGCTGACCTCCGTGCTCACGCCGCTGCTTCAGTTCGTCTCCGAAGCGAAGATGCGCGCGGCCTACCTGCGCCGGATGGAGCTGGACTCCCTGCGTCCCACTCCCGACGGCACACCCTTGCGTGTCCTCGAGGTCGGCGTCGGCGCGGGCGCGAACCTTCCACTCATCCGCCGCGAGCTCGTCTCCGGACAAGAGGTCGAGGTCTGGGGCGTGGACCTGAGCGAGGGAATGTTGAGCCGCTGCCAGGCCCGGCTCCGCAAGGGGAGCTATCCCGGCGTGCGCCTGATGATGGCGGATGGGCACTCGCTGCCGTTCCCCTCGGGCATGTTCGACCGCGTGCTCAGCGTAGGCGGCATCGGCGCGTATCGCGACCCGGCCGCGGGTCTGCGGGAGCTGGCTCGCGTGGCGAAACCCAACACACCCGTGGTCGTCGTCGACGAGCAGCTCGACGAGGCTCGCCGGCCCTCGCTCCTCCAGCGTGCCGCGTTCCGCGCGATAACCTTCTACACCCGCGACGCGCACTGCCCCCGGGAGCTCCTCCCCACCCGCGCCGCCGACGTGCTCGAAGAGCAGGTGTCCACGTTCTTCTACTGCCTGCGCTTCCGGATGCCGGACGCCCAGGCCACATCCATCACGGGTTGA
- a CDS encoding SDR family NAD(P)-dependent oxidoreductase has protein sequence MSDSGAERGTGERQWALILGASSGTGAAIAHAVASKPGLNVFGVHRGRYLDNAAQVERLTKEAGRRVRMWQADASTPESAEAGMQALREVAGPRSVKLFVHSIAGASVGRFLSDGEDRLHARRVRRTFDTMAHSFVYWTQALVASDMLAPEARLLGLQNTLKETHLSNTGLISASKAALEMYVRYLAIELGGLGHRVNLLKFGTVMTPALKHVYTPEALERLEDAHARMNPAGRMCTVEEVARFVGVLCGEEAGWFNGATIDYTGGMTLRLLDLVLNP, from the coding sequence ATGAGCGACTCGGGGGCGGAACGGGGCACGGGAGAGCGACAGTGGGCGCTCATCCTCGGGGCCTCATCGGGTACGGGCGCGGCGATTGCCCACGCGGTGGCGAGCAAGCCCGGGCTGAATGTGTTTGGCGTGCACCGGGGACGCTATCTGGACAACGCCGCGCAGGTGGAGCGGCTGACGAAGGAGGCGGGGCGCCGCGTGCGGATGTGGCAGGCGGATGCGTCCACGCCCGAGTCCGCGGAGGCCGGCATGCAGGCCCTGCGCGAGGTGGCGGGGCCGCGTTCGGTGAAGCTGTTCGTGCATTCGATTGCGGGCGCGTCGGTGGGGCGCTTCCTGTCGGATGGCGAGGACCGGCTCCACGCGAGGCGGGTGCGCAGGACATTCGACACGATGGCGCACTCGTTCGTGTATTGGACGCAGGCGCTCGTGGCCTCGGACATGTTGGCGCCGGAGGCGCGGCTGCTGGGATTGCAGAACACGCTGAAGGAGACGCACCTGTCGAACACCGGGCTCATCAGCGCGTCGAAGGCGGCGCTGGAGATGTACGTGCGCTATCTGGCCATCGAACTGGGTGGGCTGGGGCACCGGGTGAACCTGCTCAAGTTCGGCACGGTGATGACGCCCGCGCTGAAGCACGTCTACACACCGGAGGCGCTGGAGCGGCTGGAGGATGCACATGCGCGCATGAACCCCGCGGGGCGCATGTGCACGGTGGAGGAGGTGGCGCGCTTCGTGGGGGTGCTGTGCGGTGAGGAGGCCGGTTGGTTCAACGGCGCGACCATCGACTACACGGGAGGCATGACGCTGCGCTTGTTGGACCTGGTGCTCAACCCGTGA
- a CDS encoding lysophospholipid acyltransferase family protein yields MMGTSGLPLTAWLGLFGLLRRYHRYEVVNLEPLLRPGAKLIVGYHGRPLAVDLCMLTVTLHEQLGYLPHGVAHGAFDHLPGMRAVAEGLGFVTGDDPRLAEAVERGEHVLVQPGGTREGCRSFRHRYEVSWGERLGYLRLAIRYRLPIVPVGGRGMDDAYLGFNDGYALGRRVGMPARLPLWLGVGATGVWPFSLPFPVKMTQWVGEPLTRHLAPDFDADDREALLGAHREVAGAVQALLDRAREPRPESMA; encoded by the coding sequence ATGATGGGTACAAGCGGCCTGCCCCTCACCGCATGGCTGGGCCTCTTCGGTCTGCTGCGCCGCTACCATCGCTACGAGGTGGTGAACCTGGAGCCGCTGCTGCGTCCAGGCGCGAAGCTCATCGTGGGCTACCACGGGCGGCCCCTCGCGGTGGACCTGTGCATGCTGACCGTGACGTTGCATGAGCAACTGGGATACCTGCCGCACGGCGTGGCGCACGGCGCGTTCGACCATCTCCCGGGGATGCGCGCGGTGGCGGAGGGGCTGGGCTTCGTGACGGGAGATGACCCTCGGCTGGCGGAGGCGGTGGAGCGCGGCGAGCACGTGCTGGTGCAGCCGGGCGGCACGCGCGAGGGATGCAGGAGTTTTCGGCATCGTTATGAAGTGAGCTGGGGAGAGCGGCTGGGCTACCTGCGCCTGGCGATACGCTATCGGCTGCCCATCGTTCCGGTGGGGGGCCGCGGGATGGACGATGCATATCTGGGGTTCAACGACGGGTATGCCCTGGGACGGCGCGTGGGGATGCCCGCGCGGCTGCCGCTCTGGCTGGGCGTGGGCGCCACGGGGGTGTGGCCCTTCTCGCTGCCGTTTCCGGTGAAGATGACGCAGTGGGTGGGAGAGCCGCTGACGCGGCATCTGGCGCCGGACTTCGACGCGGATGACCGGGAGGCGCTGTTGGGAGCACACCGGGAAGTGGCAGGCGCCGTGCAGGCACTGCTGGACCGGGCACGCGAACCGCGGCCCGAGTCGATGGCATGA